The genomic window CGCCGGCCAGCAGCGCCGAGGCCAGCGCGCCGGGCACCTGGCGCATCAGGCGGTCGAAGCTGCCGGTGAGGCCGCAGAGGGTGATCAGGCCCGCGCAGACGATGAACGCGCCGATGGCTTCGCCGTAGGGCACGCCGGGCAGGCTGCTGATCAGCAGCGCCGCGCCGGGGGTGGACCAGGCGATCACGATGGGCGTGCGGTAGCGCAGGGTCAGGCCGATGGTGGTCAGGGCCATGCCGATGGACAGCGCCCAGATCCACGAGGAAATCTGCGCGGTGGAAAGCCCGGCTGCCTGGCCGGCCTGGAACATCAGCACCAGCGAGCTGGTGTAGCCGGTGAGCATGGCGACGAACCCGGCGACGATGGCGGCGGGGGAGGAGTCGGCCAGCGGGCGCAGCGGCGCGGTGGCGGGAGTGGTGTCAGTCATGCACGTATTTCCATCAGGTGCGGGTGAACAGAGGGTAGAGCGAAGCGACCAGCAGCGCCGCCATGCCGACGTTGAACAGGCGCAACCGCAGCGGGTCTTCCAGCCAGCGCCGCAGCAGGCTGCCGAGCACCGTCCAGACGCCCACGCTGGGCAGGTTGACCACGGCGAACAGGGTAGCGATCAACACCACGTTGCCGATCCAGCTGTTGGCCGGCAGGTAGGTGGCGATGGCGCCCACGGCCATCACCCAGGCCTTGGGGTTGACCCATTGGAAGGCCGCGGCCTGGAGGAAGGTCATGGGCCTGGCGCTGTTTTCGCCTTTCGCCTCGGGGGCGCCGGAGCGGGCGATCTTCCAGGCCAGGTACAGCAGATACGCGCCGCCGGCATAGCGCAGTGCGGTATAGGTCGCTGGGAAGCGCTCGAACAGCTGATGCAGGCCCAGGCCCACGGCGACCACCAGCAGCAGGAAACCGATGCTGATGCCTAGCATGTGCGGGAGGGTGCGGCGCACGCCGAAGTTCACGCCCGAGGCCAGCAACATCATGTTGTTGGGGCCGGGGGTGATGGAGGTGACGAAGGCGAACAG from Pseudomonas sp. GCEP-101 includes these protein-coding regions:
- a CDS encoding LysE family translocator, translating into MPLELLGAFVLFAFVTSITPGPNNMMLLASGVNFGVRRTLPHMLGISIGFLLLVVAVGLGLHQLFERFPATYTALRYAGGAYLLYLAWKIARSGAPEAKGENSARPMTFLQAAAFQWVNPKAWVMAVGAIATYLPANSWIGNVVLIATLFAVVNLPSVGVWTVLGSLLRRWLEDPLRLRLFNVGMAALLVASLYPLFTRT